Within Celeribacter marinus, the genomic segment CAACGCCCTCACCCGCCTGTCGCGCCGCCAAATCGCGCTTCTTGCCGGATTTGGATCGCTCTTTGTCTTGCTTGGTGCCTTCGCATTTCAGGCGGCGGGGTACGCCCCCTGTGCGATGTGCCTGTGGCAGCGCTGGCCCCATGCGATCGCCTTTGGGTTTGGCATCCTCTTTGCGCTAACGCGGTTCGGATTTATCCCCCCCCTTGGTGTGCTGACAATGGGCATCTCGGCGGGTCTGGGCCTCTATCATACCGGTGTCGAGCGCGATTGGTGGGAGGGGCCGACCTCGTGCACCTCTGCGGGTGACGGGCTTTCAGGCCTGTCGGGCATGGATCTTTTGCCCTCGGCCAGCATGGATGCGTCTTTGGTGCTGTGCGACGAAGTGGTGTGGGATCTGTTCGGGCTGTCAATGGCCTCCTACAATGCCCTCGCTTCATTGGCGTTCGTGGCCCTGTGGA encodes:
- a CDS encoding disulfide bond formation protein B — its product is MTSMINALTRLSRRQIALLAGFGSLFVLLGAFAFQAAGYAPCAMCLWQRWPHAIAFGFGILFALTRFGFIPPLGVLTMGISAGLGLYHTGVERDWWEGPTSCTSAGDGLSGLSGMDLLPSASMDASLVLCDEVVWDLFGLSMASYNALASLAFVALWIWAWKSRA